In a genomic window of Ipomoea triloba cultivar NCNSP0323 chromosome 3, ASM357664v1:
- the LOC116013609 gene encoding cysteine-rich receptor-like protein kinase 2 isoform X1 — protein sequence MAGSGRLWWLAVVMFVVSVSEPAFSDPQTNQIGNLGCGPYHVSDVPDYNKELNISFADLRNQLSSANKRFATATQPAVYAMVQCRKYLSTADCVACFDAAVLVTRNCPISTTSAIVIFDGCFLRRHESYFFDQITDTITGGTSRVCGNRTASKQDIFNATTQQLLNELLLATPGINGFYAAAKLQEEPPSGGGGGATTYAVAQCVETVSESSCKDCLSLAYNNIMGCLPNSADGRAADAGCFLRYSDTPFFADNQTTDIARFLGKGSSGKKKPILLASVVATVGIILVLGALFLLYRKSRKENAWRRGNILGAKNYIYKELKAATNDFSEESILGKGGFGDVYKGTLQSGDVVAVKKLTAISSRAKANFETEVSLITNANHPNLIRLLGYSGNGKVLILVYEYMENSSLDRYIYGEKRGMLNWKQRVDIIMGTARGLAYLHEQLDVCIIHRDIKSSNILLDDEFQSKIADFGLARLLPENKSHLTTKFAGTLGYTAPEYAIHGHLSEKVDIYSFGIVILEIISGRRSSDLQVEPVTEYLLEQAWKLYENDEYLGLVDNNLDPNEYEAEEVKRMLEIALVCTQSPSNLRPSMSDVMVMLSSTDASIIQKPLNRPTTINDFNKRIHTATNSSTLTNATISYSQFSGR from the exons ATGGCAGGCTCAGGCAGGTTGTGGTGGTTGGCGGTGGTGATGTTTGTGGTATCCGTATCAGAACCTGCGTTCTCCGACCCACAAACCAACCAAATAGGCAACCTGGGTTGCGGCCCGTACCATGTTAGCGATGTGCCAGATTATAACAAGGAACTCAACATCAGCTTTGCTGATCTGAGAAACCAGTTATCCAGCGCCAACAAACGCTTTGCCACCGCCACTCAGCCGGCTGTCTACGCAATGGTACAATGCAGAAAGTACCTCTCCACTGCGGACTGTGTCGCCTGTTTCGACGCCGCCGTGTTAGTAACCCGAAACTGCCCCATCTCCACCACCTCTGCTATTGTCATATTTGATGGCTGCTTTCTCAG GCGCCACGAGAGTTACTTCTTCGACCAGATTACAGATACGATTACAGGAGGAACCTCTCGAGTTTGTGGTAATCGAACTGCCAGCAAACAAGATATTTTCAATGCCACAACACAACAACTACTAAATGAGCTTCTTCTTGCAACGCCCGGAATTAATGGCTTTTACGCTGCAGCAAAGCTGCAGGAGGAACCTcctagtggtggtggtggtggtgctaCCACCTATGCGGTGGCGCAATGTGTTGAAACCGTGAGCGAAAGCAGCTGTAAAGATTGTTTGTCATTAGCTTACAATAACATAATGGGCTGTTTACCTAATTCTGCGGATGGAAGAGCTGCGGATGCAGGATGTTTCTTGAGATATTCAGACACCCCTTTTTTTGCTGATAACCAGACAACTGACATAGCACGCTTCCTAGGAAAAG GGAGTTCAGGAAAGAAGAAACCTATTCTTCTTGCGAGTGTAGTCGCTACTGTTGGAATCATTTTGGTATTAGGAGCCCTTTTCCTTTTGTATCGGAAATCAAGAAAGGAAAACGCTTGGAGAAGAG GCAATATTTTGGGGGCAAAGAACTACATATATAAAGAATTGAAAGCTGCAACAAATGATTTCAGCGAAGAAAGTATACTGGGTAAAGGAGGTTTTGGTGATGTATATAAG GGCACCCTACAAAGCGGAGATGTGGTGGCAGTAAAGAAACTGACAGCAATTTCTAGTAGAGCAAAGGCAAATTTCGAAACTGAAGTTAGTCTTATTACAAATGCAAATCATCCCAATCTCATTCGTCTATTGGGATATTCTGGCAATGGAAAAGTGCTCATATTGGTTTATGAATACATGGAAAATTCCAGCCTTGACAGATACATATATG GAGAGAAACGGGGAATGCTGAATTGGAAGCAAAGGGTTGATATAATAATGGGTACAGCTAGGGGTCTTGCCTATCTGCATGAGCAGTTGGATGTATGCATCATACACAGAGACATAAAATCTAGCAATATACTACTCGATGACGAATTCCAGTCCAAAATAGCTGATTTTGGTTTAGCAAGGCTTTTACCAGAAAATAAGAGTCATCTTACAACTAAATTTGCAGGGACTTT GGGATATACAGCGCCAGAATATGCAATTCATGGCCATTTATCAGAGAAAGTTGACATCTACAGTTTCGGCATTGTCATCTTGGAGATCATTAGTGGGCGACGGAGCAGTGACTTACAAGTTGAGCCTGTAACTGAGTATCTCCTAGAACAG gCATGGAAATTATACGAGAATGATGAATATCTAGGATTGGTGGACAATAATTTAGACCCAAATGAGTATGAAGCAGAGGAAGTGAAGAGAATGTTGGAAATAGCATTGGTGTGCACCCAATCACCCTCCAATCTAAGGCCAAGCATGTCAGATGTGATGGTCATGCTTTCAAGTACTGATGCCTCAATAATTCAAAAACCCCTAAACAGGCCAACCACTATTAATGATTTCAATAAGAGGATACATACCGCTACAAACAGTTCAACACTTACTAATGCCACCATTTCATATTCTCAATTCTCAGGCCGTTAG
- the LOC116013609 gene encoding cysteine-rich receptor-like protein kinase 2 isoform X2, with product MAGSGRLWWLAVVMFVVSVSEPAFSDPQTNQIGNLGCGPYHVSDVPDYNKELNISFADLRNQLSSANKRFATATQPAVYAMVQCRKYLSTADCVACFDAAVLVTRNCPISTTSAIVIFDGCFLRRHESYFFDQITDTITGGTSRVCGNRTASKQDIFNATTQQLLNELLLATPGINGFYAAAKLQEEPPSGGGGGATTYAVAQCVETVSESSCKDCLSLAYNNIMGCLPNSADGRAADAGCFLRYSDTPFFADNQTTDIARFLGKGSSGKKKPILLASVVATVGIILVLGALFLLYRKSRKENAWRRGNILGAKNYIYKELKAATNDFSEESILGKGGFGDVYKGTLQSGDVVAVKKLTAISSRAKANFETEVSLITNANHPNLIRLLGYSGEKRGMLNWKQRVDIIMGTARGLAYLHEQLDVCIIHRDIKSSNILLDDEFQSKIADFGLARLLPENKSHLTTKFAGTLGYTAPEYAIHGHLSEKVDIYSFGIVILEIISGRRSSDLQVEPVTEYLLEQAWKLYENDEYLGLVDNNLDPNEYEAEEVKRMLEIALVCTQSPSNLRPSMSDVMVMLSSTDASIIQKPLNRPTTINDFNKRIHTATNSSTLTNATISYSQFSGR from the exons ATGGCAGGCTCAGGCAGGTTGTGGTGGTTGGCGGTGGTGATGTTTGTGGTATCCGTATCAGAACCTGCGTTCTCCGACCCACAAACCAACCAAATAGGCAACCTGGGTTGCGGCCCGTACCATGTTAGCGATGTGCCAGATTATAACAAGGAACTCAACATCAGCTTTGCTGATCTGAGAAACCAGTTATCCAGCGCCAACAAACGCTTTGCCACCGCCACTCAGCCGGCTGTCTACGCAATGGTACAATGCAGAAAGTACCTCTCCACTGCGGACTGTGTCGCCTGTTTCGACGCCGCCGTGTTAGTAACCCGAAACTGCCCCATCTCCACCACCTCTGCTATTGTCATATTTGATGGCTGCTTTCTCAG GCGCCACGAGAGTTACTTCTTCGACCAGATTACAGATACGATTACAGGAGGAACCTCTCGAGTTTGTGGTAATCGAACTGCCAGCAAACAAGATATTTTCAATGCCACAACACAACAACTACTAAATGAGCTTCTTCTTGCAACGCCCGGAATTAATGGCTTTTACGCTGCAGCAAAGCTGCAGGAGGAACCTcctagtggtggtggtggtggtgctaCCACCTATGCGGTGGCGCAATGTGTTGAAACCGTGAGCGAAAGCAGCTGTAAAGATTGTTTGTCATTAGCTTACAATAACATAATGGGCTGTTTACCTAATTCTGCGGATGGAAGAGCTGCGGATGCAGGATGTTTCTTGAGATATTCAGACACCCCTTTTTTTGCTGATAACCAGACAACTGACATAGCACGCTTCCTAGGAAAAG GGAGTTCAGGAAAGAAGAAACCTATTCTTCTTGCGAGTGTAGTCGCTACTGTTGGAATCATTTTGGTATTAGGAGCCCTTTTCCTTTTGTATCGGAAATCAAGAAAGGAAAACGCTTGGAGAAGAG GCAATATTTTGGGGGCAAAGAACTACATATATAAAGAATTGAAAGCTGCAACAAATGATTTCAGCGAAGAAAGTATACTGGGTAAAGGAGGTTTTGGTGATGTATATAAG GGCACCCTACAAAGCGGAGATGTGGTGGCAGTAAAGAAACTGACAGCAATTTCTAGTAGAGCAAAGGCAAATTTCGAAACTGAAGTTAGTCTTATTACAAATGCAAATCATCCCAATCTCATTCGTCTATTGGGATATTCTG GAGAGAAACGGGGAATGCTGAATTGGAAGCAAAGGGTTGATATAATAATGGGTACAGCTAGGGGTCTTGCCTATCTGCATGAGCAGTTGGATGTATGCATCATACACAGAGACATAAAATCTAGCAATATACTACTCGATGACGAATTCCAGTCCAAAATAGCTGATTTTGGTTTAGCAAGGCTTTTACCAGAAAATAAGAGTCATCTTACAACTAAATTTGCAGGGACTTT GGGATATACAGCGCCAGAATATGCAATTCATGGCCATTTATCAGAGAAAGTTGACATCTACAGTTTCGGCATTGTCATCTTGGAGATCATTAGTGGGCGACGGAGCAGTGACTTACAAGTTGAGCCTGTAACTGAGTATCTCCTAGAACAG gCATGGAAATTATACGAGAATGATGAATATCTAGGATTGGTGGACAATAATTTAGACCCAAATGAGTATGAAGCAGAGGAAGTGAAGAGAATGTTGGAAATAGCATTGGTGTGCACCCAATCACCCTCCAATCTAAGGCCAAGCATGTCAGATGTGATGGTCATGCTTTCAAGTACTGATGCCTCAATAATTCAAAAACCCCTAAACAGGCCAACCACTATTAATGATTTCAATAAGAGGATACATACCGCTACAAACAGTTCAACACTTACTAATGCCACCATTTCATATTCTCAATTCTCAGGCCGTTAG